One region of Streptococcus salivarius genomic DNA includes:
- a CDS encoding ABC transporter permease — translation MKALLKIEWIKTWRSWPVFIMGIGIPVGFFLLFSSIFSAPTPEAQKEFLLSYMLTMTGFSMSSFGLFTFPYMLQEDRIEHWLTYIEHSKVSIAAYYLSKIFRVLLNFMVAIIVTFCVGAFFRDVEMPFFRWVGSGALLLLSGLLFLAFGLLIAQIKSQQFMSLVANIIYLVLPIVSGSWVPISMFPKWVQSISEWTPVYHVNELVVNFAINGKFSWKSLLFIVAYTAVATGLALFIKSQRESDHG, via the coding sequence ATGAAAGCATTACTAAAAATTGAATGGATTAAAACGTGGCGAAGTTGGCCAGTCTTTATCATGGGAATCGGGATACCTGTCGGATTTTTCCTCCTTTTTTCTAGTATCTTCTCAGCACCTACTCCAGAAGCTCAAAAAGAGTTTTTGCTGTCTTATATGCTGACCATGACTGGCTTCTCCATGTCTAGTTTTGGTTTGTTTACCTTTCCCTATATGTTGCAAGAGGACCGAATTGAACACTGGTTGACCTATATCGAGCACTCAAAGGTTAGTATTGCAGCTTATTATCTTTCTAAAATCTTTCGTGTGCTTCTAAACTTTATGGTTGCCATCATTGTGACCTTTTGTGTAGGTGCCTTTTTCCGAGATGTAGAGATGCCATTCTTTAGATGGGTAGGGTCAGGTGCTCTCTTACTTTTGTCCGGTCTGCTCTTTCTAGCTTTTGGTTTACTTATCGCTCAGATTAAATCTCAACAATTCATGTCTCTTGTGGCAAATATTATTTACCTTGTCTTGCCTATAGTGAGTGGTTCATGGGTTCCTATTTCCATGTTCCCTAAGTGGGTTCAGAGCATCTCTGAGTGGACACCTGTCTATCATGTCAATGAATTGGTCGTTAATTTTGCTATCAATGGGAAATTTTCATGGAAATCACTCCTGTTTATTGTAGCTTATACTGCAGTAGCAACAGGGCTTGCACTCTTTATCAAGTCTCAAAGGGAAAGTGATCACGGTTAA
- a CDS encoding YkgJ family cysteine cluster protein, which yields MSQTIDVKRYEELARQKQGEHRKFLAQLKKKAPKNLDKIVQQVHNEVFQEIDCVQCANCCKTLGPDFTEQDITRIAKHFRMKLPAFEEMYLQVDEDGDKVFKSMPCPFLGPDNLCDIYDVRPKACAAFPHTDRKKIYQINHLTIKNTLFCPAAYLFVEKLKDRI from the coding sequence ATGTCACAGACCATTGATGTCAAACGTTACGAGGAATTGGCACGTCAAAAGCAGGGGGAGCACCGTAAATTTCTAGCACAACTCAAGAAGAAAGCCCCTAAAAATTTAGATAAGATTGTTCAGCAGGTACACAATGAAGTCTTTCAGGAGATTGATTGTGTCCAGTGTGCCAATTGTTGTAAGACGCTAGGCCCAGACTTTACAGAGCAGGACATTACTCGTATTGCCAAGCATTTTCGCATGAAGTTACCTGCTTTCGAAGAGATGTACTTGCAGGTTGATGAGGATGGTGACAAGGTCTTCAAGTCCATGCCTTGTCCTTTCTTAGGGCCTGATAATCTCTGTGATATCTATGATGTCCGTCCTAAGGCTTGTGCAGCCTTTCCTCACACGGATCGTAAGAAAATCTATCAGATCAATCATCTGACTATTAAAAATACGCTTTTCTGTCCAGCTGCCTACCTTTTTGTGGAAAAACTCAAGGATAGGATTTAG
- a CDS encoding cytidine deaminase family protein, translating to MDIWQKMYEKAQALYQPQEVSDFVYARHVVAAVEAGDGQIFTGFCMEGTCGVFHLCAERAALFNMYQETGQTKVKRIIAFRDQPPHGGPSGMPCGACREFLMELHPDNRNLEFMVDYDTRQTITLGELLPLWWGEERTQQFEEKLEDKS from the coding sequence ATGGATATTTGGCAGAAAATGTATGAAAAGGCTCAAGCCTTGTATCAGCCACAGGAAGTCTCAGACTTTGTCTATGCTAGACACGTTGTGGCTGCCGTTGAGGCTGGAGATGGGCAAATTTTCACGGGCTTTTGTATGGAAGGAACGTGTGGTGTTTTCCATCTATGTGCCGAAAGAGCTGCCCTTTTCAATATGTATCAAGAAACTGGTCAAACTAAGGTCAAGCGTATTATCGCCTTTCGTGACCAGCCACCTCATGGTGGACCATCTGGCATGCCTTGTGGGGCTTGTCGAGAATTTCTAATGGAACTCCATCCTGACAATCGTAACTTGGAGTTTATGGTTGACTACGACACACGTCAAACCATTACTTTGGGCGAATTATTGCCACTATGGTGGGGCGAAGAACGGACTCAACAGTTTGAAGAGAAGTTAGAAGATAAGTCTTAA
- a CDS encoding ABC transporter ATP-binding protein: MGETVIQVSSLGKRIKGKTILEDISFEINRGDCVALIGPNGAGKTVLMSCILGDKKPSSGQVLIDGKAGKAKNKIAVLLQENTIPNSLKVEELIAFFQSISDNPLTNQEVQDLLQFKEDQYQQFADKLSGGQRRLLAFVLCLIDKPKILFLDEPTAGMDTSTRQRFWEIVNDLKKAGTTILYSSHYIEEVEHTADRILVLHQGKLIRDTTPYAMRHEEKEKQVTLPSSFVNIVHGLSDIYEITEKRDVISFMTKDIEKVWQSLENSGCGISDIEIQNKTLLDSLFDSTREDKA; encoded by the coding sequence ATGGGTGAGACAGTTATTCAGGTTTCTTCTCTTGGAAAACGTATCAAGGGAAAGACCATTTTAGAGGATATTAGTTTTGAGATAAACAGGGGCGATTGTGTGGCCTTGATTGGACCTAATGGGGCAGGTAAGACTGTCTTGATGTCCTGTATTCTTGGCGATAAAAAGCCAAGCAGTGGTCAGGTCCTCATTGATGGTAAGGCAGGTAAGGCCAAAAATAAAATCGCAGTTCTCCTTCAGGAAAATACCATTCCAAATAGTTTGAAAGTGGAAGAGCTAATTGCTTTCTTCCAATCTATTTCTGATAATCCCTTGACCAATCAAGAGGTGCAAGACCTCTTACAATTCAAGGAAGACCAGTACCAGCAGTTTGCGGATAAACTCTCTGGTGGGCAAAGACGTCTTCTAGCTTTTGTCCTTTGTTTGATTGATAAACCTAAAATCCTCTTTTTGGATGAACCGACAGCGGGTATGGATACCTCCACTCGTCAGCGTTTCTGGGAGATTGTCAATGACTTGAAAAAAGCTGGGACAACTATCCTCTATTCCTCTCACTATATCGAAGAAGTGGAACACACGGCTGACCGTATCTTAGTCCTCCATCAAGGGAAACTCATCAGAGATACCACGCCATACGCTATGCGACACGAAGAGAAGGAGAAGCAGGTCACTCTTCCAAGTAGCTTTGTTAACATTGTTCACGGACTCTCAGACATCTATGAGATTACTGAAAAGAGAGATGTCATCAGCTTCATGACCAAAGATATCGAAAAGGTATGGCAAAGTCTTGAAAATTCGGGCTGTGGAATTTCTGATATTGAAATTCAAAATAAAACACTCTTGGATAGCCTATTTGATTCAACAAGGGAGGACAAGGCATGA